One region of Candidatus Delongbacteria bacterium genomic DNA includes:
- the rplU gene encoding 50S ribosomal protein L21, which translates to MYAVVKLGGNQHIVKQNDIIKVNRLSFEDGAEFEINEVLAVGEGEDVQFGTPFVEGSTVKFVVLENKKDKKVIVFKKKRRKRYERKKGHRQHISVVQVKEIVK; encoded by the coding sequence ATGTACGCTGTCGTAAAACTTGGGGGAAACCAGCACATAGTAAAACAAAACGATATCATAAAAGTTAATAGATTAAGCTTTGAAGATGGTGCTGAGTTCGAAATAAATGAAGTTTTGGCTGTTGGGGAAGGTGAAGACGTTCAGTTTGGTACACCTTTTGTTGAAGGATCAACAGTAAAGTTTGTTGTACTTGAGAACAAAAAAGATAAAAAAGTAATTGTTTTCAAGAAAAAAAGAAGAAAAAGATACGAGAGAAAAAAAGGTCATAGACAACATATCTCCGTAGTTCAGGTAAAAGAGATTGTGAAGTAA
- the rpmA gene encoding 50S ribosomal protein L27 codes for MAHKKGVGSSKNGRDSNPKMLGVKLFGGQFAKAGSIIVRQRGTKFHAGNNVGLGTDFTIFALTEGTVEFRTRANGRKFVSIVPVQE; via the coding sequence ATGGCTCATAAGAAGGGTGTTGGTAGTTCCAAAAACGGAAGAGACAGTAACCCAAAAATGCTTGGTGTAAAACTGTTTGGTGGTCAATTTGCAAAAGCTGGTTCTATAATTGTTAGACAAAGAGGAACTAAGTTTCACGCAGGTAATAATGTTGGTTTAGGAACTGATTTTACTATTTTTGCTTTAACTGAAGGTACTGTAGAATTCAGAACAAGAGCAAACGGTAGAAAATTCGTATCAATTGTTCCAGTGCAAGAATAA
- a CDS encoding response regulator, which yields MKNLLIVDDNDDFRELLVSAFEAAGYKVFGAINSKTGLDAIKNDKFDLVITDFYMPKGNGIDFLESIKKHDSTLPVIILTGFSDKEILSNALKAGAVNFLDKSISLQDLISYVQSILILFGSRGTISNVGLGEALEYIKFYKKTICHESNEKVLSKIPQYIINDLVSSKMLSEEESMPVTIVLVEALSNALYHGNLEVESEIRDNSFLGQKTYKNIIEEKQNDPFYAKRVIEIECYCDKSMISFTITDEGKGFEWQKKREVNLSSGRGFLIINSFSDVVEFNEKGNQIKIVKYRTKK from the coding sequence ATGAAGAATTTATTAATTGTTGATGATAATGATGATTTCAGAGAATTGCTAGTTAGTGCGTTTGAAGCAGCAGGATATAAAGTTTTTGGTGCAATAAACTCAAAAACAGGTTTAGATGCTATTAAAAATGACAAATTTGATCTTGTAATAACAGATTTCTATATGCCAAAAGGAAATGGAATTGACTTTCTCGAATCTATTAAAAAACATGATAGTACATTACCAGTTATAATTTTAACAGGTTTTTCGGACAAAGAAATTTTATCAAATGCATTGAAGGCTGGGGCTGTCAATTTTTTAGATAAAAGTATTTCATTGCAGGATTTGATTTCCTATGTGCAGTCAATATTGATTCTTTTTGGTTCCAGAGGAACAATTAGTAATGTTGGTCTTGGAGAAGCTTTAGAATACATCAAGTTCTATAAAAAAACAATATGTCATGAGAGCAATGAAAAAGTTTTAAGTAAAATTCCTCAATATATAATCAATGATTTAGTTTCGAGTAAAATGCTATCAGAAGAAGAATCGATGCCAGTAACAATTGTTCTGGTTGAAGCCTTGTCTAATGCCCTTTATCATGGAAACCTCGAAGTTGAATCTGAAATCAGAGATAACTCATTTCTCGGTCAAAAGACTTACAAGAATATAATAGAAGAGAAACAGAATGATCCTTTTTATGCAAAAAGAGTAATTGAAATTGAATGCTATTGCGATAAATCAATGATCTCATTTACAATTACCGATGAAGGAAAAGGTTTTGAATGGCAAAAGAAAAGGGAAGTCAATCTAAGTTCGGGAAGAGGATTTCTGATAATCAATTCATTCTCAGATGTTGTAGAGTTCAATGAAAAAGGGAATCAAATTAAAATCGTAAAATATAGAACCAAAAAATAA
- a CDS encoding STAS domain-containing protein, translating into MILNIKEEKNYLVITPGENLIGDKSSEFSKELESIKEECNKDYILFNLAKINQVDSFTLSTLVAFGYDVKSSNIKLLFCSLHPFIMSIFKMMKMNDLFTIYDNINDAIERIVEEK; encoded by the coding sequence ATGATTCTTAATATAAAAGAAGAGAAAAATTATCTGGTTATTACACCTGGAGAAAATTTAATTGGTGATAAGAGCTCTGAATTTAGTAAGGAATTGGAGTCAATTAAAGAAGAGTGTAACAAAGATTACATATTGTTCAATTTAGCAAAGATCAATCAAGTGGATAGTTTTACTTTATCAACATTAGTAGCTTTTGGTTACGATGTAAAATCAAGTAATATAAAGCTATTATTTTGCTCACTTCATCCTTTCATAATGTCAATTTTTAAGATGATGAAAATGAATGATCTTTTTACAATATACGATAATATAAACGATGCAATTGAGAGAATTGTAGAGGAAAAATGA
- a CDS encoding activase: MYYCGLDIGSTTIKYVILDKQKNIVEKKYFRHNADQQKLSVELFESLRNRFQEIFFVSTGSGCSEIVNSTESKYIQEVASLSLFVKEYHKDSSIVIEIGGQDSKLVSFNKENGNIFVSDMRMNGSCAGGTGAFIDQMATYLDIEVSSFNEFAKKGVFVHSVSGRCGVFAKTDIQPLVNQGVRKEDICLSVLHAVASQIIGGLSQGLEIIPTIILAGGPVKFNDILRDIFAEKLKIDNNLVVIPSDCEYMVAHGAALSGLYNVFLNKLHVPEETIKYCNISLCKTVEEKLRIDKIYKNINFLDINDIDTNEITLGIDAGSTTIKFVLLDKNKKIIDFGYSKNFGNPLRVFKMIFEDTIERIEKRHGKIHIKFIGITGYGANLFMKAFNVDAFSVETIAHAYAAKHFFGDVSFIIDIGGQDIKAVRINKGLVTDIILNEACSAGCGSFLENFASTLGLAMDEIGEIALSAKNPSKLGSRCTVFMNSSVISEQKNGKSVEDILAGLCYSVVENVFTKVIRNQNENYLGNKIVVQGGTFLNPAVFRAMEIFTKKQIFLAPFPGVMGAIGAGLLAKENSERVVFDPISIIKNFEYDITSNKICQLCENKCRLNIVKFNNGNSFITGNKCDRYNNRTKSENKGINTVRVYNENLLNTIFTDHEDGRVIGIPRALDFYRSLPFWNTFFRSLGFKVVVTPMSDSEIFREGERFVPSDTACLPAKVLHGHIEWLINKNIDTIFLPMMVRLPYENLKADNNFVCSVVHGYTQVIKNSHNNSTVFIDTPAFHWYNEKAKTRQILTHFIKEYGLSRSEILQAITLGNRSQINFKNKLMKSTENCKSDFKVILAARPYHYDTWINHKIADLLESEGIDVIISESIDLSKVDVSRSHLDNTMVNTTRLVASAFYAAEKDDCEMVFLVSFGCGHDAVLSDEIERIMSEYNKVPLIIKLDEVSNDGPLYIRVKSFIESIRQRRKQNLTTKTDYSRKLPVFSKSDKKSKMILIPNLSRLFSIFAAAVLRRDGFNVKTVDIADSEAINIGKRFVHNDVCYPAQVNAGELIKELRKSGGKNSVVGLAKNCDDCRAGQYSTIIRTALDKAGFDNVPIVTTGQDKKNLHPGFRPGLKFQIILLYSILLSDGLEMMYRRLRVYEIDRGVSKKIFDHYVKKIEQALSYNLKKAIKYYKRAVDEFNGVKIHNMGSKKIVGIVGEILVNHHENANNQLENFLENSDIEPYIPPMINFFRREVAVIKEKLKSKLSSGYLSNFLMSSITDMIYKKAIDRIEEITDGFKYRFPRFDIFDLAENIEGLIDKTFIAGEGWQIAGEIIQMRKIGIKSFVIVQPFGCMPNHISGRGMVKSLKHRYSDISIVSLDFDPDTSKTNIENRLMMLLNVDKI, translated from the coding sequence ATGTATTATTGTGGTCTTGACATTGGTTCAACTACTATCAAATATGTGATTTTAGATAAGCAGAAAAATATTGTAGAAAAAAAATACTTTAGACACAATGCTGATCAACAAAAGTTATCAGTTGAATTGTTTGAGAGCTTAAGAAATAGATTTCAAGAGATTTTTTTTGTCTCCACAGGTAGCGGTTGTAGTGAAATTGTGAATAGCACTGAATCAAAATATATTCAGGAAGTAGCTTCTTTAAGTTTATTCGTTAAAGAGTACCACAAGGATAGTTCCATTGTTATTGAAATTGGAGGACAGGATTCCAAGCTTGTGAGTTTTAATAAAGAAAATGGGAATATTTTTGTTTCAGATATGAGAATGAATGGAAGTTGTGCTGGTGGTACAGGTGCTTTTATTGATCAGATGGCAACTTACTTAGATATTGAAGTTTCAAGTTTTAATGAATTTGCAAAAAAAGGTGTTTTTGTTCACAGTGTATCTGGAAGGTGTGGTGTTTTTGCAAAAACAGACATTCAACCTCTTGTCAATCAAGGAGTTAGAAAAGAGGACATTTGTCTAAGTGTATTGCATGCTGTTGCATCTCAGATTATTGGAGGGCTTTCTCAAGGTTTGGAGATTATACCTACAATAATTCTTGCTGGAGGACCTGTTAAGTTTAACGATATATTAAGAGATATATTTGCTGAAAAACTTAAAATAGATAATAATCTCGTAGTAATTCCCAGTGATTGTGAATACATGGTGGCACACGGTGCTGCTTTAAGTGGATTATATAATGTTTTTTTAAATAAACTTCATGTTCCGGAAGAAACAATTAAGTATTGCAATATTTCCTTATGCAAAACTGTGGAAGAAAAGTTAAGAATAGATAAAATCTATAAAAATATAAATTTTCTTGATATTAATGACATAGATACAAACGAAATAACATTGGGAATTGATGCAGGCTCCACTACAATTAAATTTGTATTGCTTGATAAAAATAAAAAAATTATAGATTTCGGATATTCAAAAAACTTTGGAAATCCTCTTCGTGTTTTTAAAATGATTTTTGAAGATACGATTGAAAGAATCGAGAAAAGACATGGAAAAATTCATATAAAGTTTATTGGGATCACTGGATATGGTGCTAATCTTTTCATGAAAGCTTTTAATGTTGATGCATTTTCTGTAGAAACCATAGCTCATGCATATGCAGCAAAGCATTTTTTTGGAGATGTATCGTTCATAATTGATATTGGTGGTCAAGATATCAAAGCTGTTAGAATCAATAAAGGTTTGGTGACTGATATAATTCTCAATGAAGCATGTTCCGCAGGATGTGGCTCTTTTTTAGAAAATTTTGCTTCAACTCTTGGACTGGCTATGGATGAGATAGGAGAAATTGCCCTTTCAGCAAAAAACCCGTCAAAACTAGGTTCTAGGTGCACAGTGTTTATGAATAGTTCTGTTATTTCTGAACAGAAAAATGGAAAATCTGTTGAAGACATTTTGGCAGGTCTCTGTTATTCTGTCGTTGAAAATGTTTTTACGAAAGTTATTAGAAATCAAAATGAGAACTATTTAGGCAATAAAATAGTAGTTCAAGGTGGTACATTTTTAAATCCTGCTGTCTTTAGAGCTATGGAAATCTTTACCAAAAAACAGATATTTTTAGCTCCATTTCCCGGAGTAATGGGAGCAATAGGGGCGGGTTTATTAGCGAAGGAAAATTCAGAAAGAGTAGTATTTGATCCAATCAGTATTATCAAGAATTTTGAATATGATATCACTTCAAATAAAATATGTCAACTTTGTGAGAACAAATGTAGATTAAACATCGTGAAATTCAACAATGGAAACAGTTTTATTACTGGGAACAAGTGTGATAGGTACAATAATAGAACAAAATCTGAAAATAAGGGCATAAATACAGTACGAGTCTACAATGAAAATTTATTGAACACAATTTTTACAGACCACGAAGATGGGAGAGTGATTGGAATTCCAAGAGCTTTAGATTTTTATAGATCACTTCCATTTTGGAATACTTTTTTTAGATCGTTAGGTTTTAAAGTTGTTGTAACTCCTATGTCAGATTCTGAGATATTCAGAGAAGGAGAGAGGTTTGTCCCTTCAGATACTGCCTGTTTACCAGCAAAGGTTTTGCACGGTCATATTGAATGGTTAATCAATAAAAACATAGACACTATTTTTCTACCAATGATGGTAAGATTACCTTACGAAAACTTGAAAGCTGATAATAATTTTGTATGTTCTGTCGTTCATGGATATACTCAGGTCATCAAGAATTCTCATAACAACAGTACCGTTTTTATTGATACTCCTGCTTTCCACTGGTATAATGAAAAGGCTAAAACAAGACAAATTTTAACACATTTTATTAAAGAGTATGGCTTAAGCAGATCTGAAATTCTTCAAGCAATTACTTTGGGCAACAGATCTCAGATAAATTTTAAAAACAAATTAATGAAATCCACAGAAAATTGCAAATCTGATTTTAAAGTTATTTTGGCTGCAAGACCCTATCATTACGATACTTGGATAAATCATAAAATTGCAGATTTATTGGAATCGGAGGGAATAGATGTTATCATAAGCGAATCTATAGATCTTTCAAAAGTAGATGTAAGCAGATCACATCTTGATAATACAATGGTTAATACTACAAGATTAGTTGCTTCTGCATTTTATGCTGCTGAAAAAGATGATTGTGAAATGGTCTTTTTAGTAAGTTTTGGCTGTGGTCATGATGCTGTTTTAAGTGATGAAATAGAGAGAATCATGTCAGAGTACAACAAAGTTCCACTGATAATTAAACTCGATGAAGTTTCCAATGATGGACCACTTTATATTCGTGTAAAATCGTTTATAGAATCGATTAGGCAAAGAAGAAAACAAAATTTAACTACAAAAACTGATTATTCCAGAAAACTTCCAGTTTTTTCAAAATCAGATAAAAAAAGTAAAATGATTCTGATTCCAAATCTTTCTAGACTGTTCTCGATTTTTGCCGCCGCAGTATTGAGAAGGGATGGTTTCAATGTTAAAACCGTAGATATAGCGGATTCTGAAGCAATAAATATTGGAAAACGATTTGTTCACAATGATGTCTGTTATCCTGCCCAGGTTAATGCAGGAGAATTGATAAAGGAGCTAAGAAAATCAGGTGGTAAGAATTCTGTAGTCGGATTGGCAAAAAATTGCGATGATTGCAGAGCTGGTCAATATTCGACCATAATTAGAACTGCACTCGATAAAGCAGGGTTTGATAATGTTCCTATTGTAACAACCGGTCAAGATAAAAAAAACCTACATCCTGGATTTCGACCTGGTTTGAAATTCCAGATAATATTACTCTATAGCATTTTACTATCTGATGGTCTTGAGATGATGTATAGAAGATTAAGAGTGTATGAAATAGATAGAGGAGTATCTAAAAAAATATTCGATCACTATGTAAAAAAAATAGAACAAGCTCTATCCTATAACCTAAAAAAAGCGATAAAATACTATAAACGAGCCGTAGACGAGTTTAATGGAGTAAAAATCCATAATATGGGATCAAAAAAAATCGTTGGTATAGTTGGTGAAATTTTGGTTAATCATCATGAAAATGCAAATAATCAATTGGAAAATTTTCTAGAAAATTCTGATATCGAACCTTACATCCCTCCTATGATTAATTTTTTTAGACGAGAAGTCGCCGTGATAAAGGAAAAATTGAAAAGCAAGCTAAGTTCCGGTTATCTATCAAATTTTTTGATGTCCAGTATAACAGATATGATTTACAAAAAAGCGATAGACAGAATTGAAGAGATTACGGATGGATTCAAATATAGATTCCCTAGATTTGATATATTTGATCTAGCAGAGAACATCGAAGGGTTGATAGATAAAACTTTTATCGCAGGTGAAGGCTGGCAGATTGCTGGAGAAATCATTCAAATGAGAAAGATTGGAATAAAGTCTTTCGTCATAGTTCAACCATTTGGTTGTATGCCAAATCACATAAGTGGCAGAGGAATGGTTAAGAGCCTAAAACATAGATATTCAGACATATCTATTGTTTCATTAGATTTCGACCCTGATACTTCCAAAACAAATATTGAAAACAGATTAATGATGCTTTTAAATGTTGATAAAATATAA